The Methylomonas montana genome has a window encoding:
- a CDS encoding YfiR family protein, translating to MPKKFTVWRFWRISVLASVLLAVLSCLSLAVAADDALDKTKASFLFNFTKFVEWPALVNDTLHICVVGSEPIVNLLSDLASRDTKGHLLQIWSGIDDPQICQILYIDRAVPELSPLLQQVLGNQVLTVSDAEGFAAQGGSIGFYVESGQIKLEINPQAVRNARLKINALLMEIARIVR from the coding sequence ATGCCGAAAAAATTTACCGTTTGGCGTTTTTGGCGGATCAGTGTGCTGGCTTCGGTCTTGCTGGCCGTGCTGAGCTGCCTTAGCCTAGCGGTGGCAGCGGACGATGCGCTCGACAAAACCAAGGCCAGTTTTCTATTCAATTTCACCAAATTCGTCGAATGGCCGGCTTTGGTCAACGATACCTTGCATATCTGTGTGGTCGGTTCGGAGCCTATCGTTAACCTGCTCAGCGACTTGGCCAGCCGCGATACCAAGGGGCATTTGCTGCAAATTTGGTCCGGTATCGACGATCCGCAGATTTGCCAGATTCTATACATAGACCGCGCCGTTCCGGAATTATCGCCGCTGCTGCAACAGGTGTTGGGTAATCAGGTGCTGACGGTGAGCGATGCAGAAGGTTTCGCCGCGCAGGGCGGTAGTATTGGTTTTTACGTCGAAAGCGGCCAAATCAAGTTGGAAATCAATCCCCAGGCGGTGCGCAATGCCCGGCTAAAAATCAATGCGCTGCTGATGGAAATCGCCCGTATCGTCCGTTAA
- a CDS encoding TonB-dependent receptor: MEAPFNIRIFHRLLPATVGMLLAITGPAKQASADISAATIRGQIQFDTLGGNAGAQVIVTSLERGFSTRTFSRQDGSYVLMALKPGRYQLKVLAPDGRQTSQEITLQVGQVADVNIVLSESNAGEPLADHAAEGNSAELATYLTPEQMQRLPQVNRNFLNYADLAPGVNVVTDQDGSTRLQSGGQRPDAVNLFIDGVSQKNYVVRGGVAGQDSSRGNVFPESAVAEYKVISQNYKAEFDQVGAAAISVQTKTGGNQFHGEAFYDHTNQDLRAVTPAEQLGGGKRDTEQAQYGVTLSGPIAKDVAHFFMAYERKLNDDYAAVAAGDGSVLPAQYQALLGNVNRPFEEDLFFGKLDWAIDDRNLIEVSFKLRDETETLGIGGQNAQPYALEKGNSEKRLDFKYQYSAEHWVNEARFTYEDANWRQSPASQSAGLLLRRLNGRISDGDLSSLAVLNTGGATNYQDKGQRGPGFQDDLTFSGLQWYGEHVFKLGGKLKQIELGAVERDPYHPQFSFNLNNPGGSPYQVRWATALAGFGDGSASTDLTQVGLYLQDDWAVNRHLSLNLGARWDYEYNPGYLNFVTPTDVSSALRGWSNLSHAGYNIENYLSNGANRAADNNNIAPRLGFAYDLDQDRRHVLFGGYARAYDRNIYDVLQLERTKGSYPSYSVNFQDDPNYDCIAGVDCIAWNPDYINYTPVQLAALTGASLGSSREINLMRNNLRTPYADQFSIGFRNRLGDWNTELAVSHVHSYDGLVGLLGGRNADGSFYAAGSGFGGTFQAVPGYGQLILFDNGVQTKTNSVFLKAEKPYSKDSGWGMTFAYTFTDSEENKSQSFMDSSSYLLEHPDTHTLGWLDTAGVRKHKVVATGTVDLPWDLIFSTKLTLATPETRAGVNCSGGACRFDTFTPPGSDFIFPGQWWGYKQVDIALIKSFDTPRDTRMKLRLDVLNLFDFKNYSTFNSDFASASLGSPLTVLAGPGMTLKLTARLEF, encoded by the coding sequence ATGGAAGCGCCCTTCAACATCAGGATTTTCCATCGCTTACTGCCGGCGACTGTTGGCATGTTGCTGGCGATAACAGGCCCGGCGAAGCAGGCTAGCGCCGACATCAGCGCGGCGACGATCCGCGGCCAAATTCAGTTCGATACGCTCGGCGGCAATGCCGGGGCGCAAGTGATTGTTACCAGTCTGGAGCGGGGATTTTCCACGCGCACTTTTTCCCGGCAGGACGGTTCCTACGTGTTGATGGCCTTGAAGCCGGGCCGCTATCAACTCAAAGTGCTGGCACCGGACGGCCGGCAAACCAGTCAAGAGATCACATTGCAAGTTGGCCAGGTCGCGGATGTGAATATCGTGCTTAGTGAATCTAACGCTGGAGAACCGCTTGCCGATCATGCCGCCGAAGGTAATTCGGCGGAATTGGCGACTTATTTAACGCCCGAGCAAATGCAGCGCTTGCCGCAGGTTAACCGCAATTTTCTCAATTATGCCGATTTGGCGCCCGGCGTGAACGTGGTCACCGATCAGGATGGCAGTACCCGCTTGCAAAGCGGTGGCCAACGCCCGGACGCTGTCAATCTGTTTATCGACGGCGTCAGCCAGAAAAACTATGTGGTCAGGGGCGGCGTCGCCGGCCAGGATTCCAGCCGAGGCAATGTGTTCCCGGAATCGGCGGTCGCCGAATATAAAGTGATCAGTCAGAACTACAAAGCCGAGTTCGACCAGGTAGGCGCGGCGGCGATTTCGGTGCAAACCAAAACCGGCGGCAATCAGTTTCACGGTGAAGCGTTTTACGATCACACCAACCAGGATCTGCGCGCGGTGACGCCTGCCGAACAGCTCGGCGGCGGTAAGCGCGACACCGAGCAAGCTCAATACGGCGTGACGCTGAGCGGACCCATCGCCAAGGATGTCGCGCATTTTTTCATGGCCTACGAACGTAAGCTCAACGACGATTATGCCGCGGTCGCCGCCGGCGACGGGTCGGTTTTGCCGGCCCAATATCAAGCATTACTCGGCAACGTGAATCGGCCGTTCGAGGAAGATTTGTTCTTCGGCAAGCTGGATTGGGCGATTGACGACCGCAATTTGATCGAAGTGTCTTTCAAGTTGCGCGATGAAACCGAAACGCTGGGAATCGGCGGTCAAAACGCCCAGCCGTATGCGCTGGAGAAAGGCAATAGCGAAAAGCGCCTGGATTTTAAATATCAGTACAGCGCCGAGCATTGGGTCAACGAAGCGCGCTTTACTTACGAAGATGCCAATTGGCGGCAGTCTCCCGCCAGCCAAAGCGCCGGTCTGTTATTGCGCCGGCTGAACGGACGTATCAGCGATGGCGATTTGAGTAGCCTGGCGGTGCTGAATACTGGCGGCGCCACCAACTATCAAGACAAGGGCCAGCGCGGGCCGGGCTTTCAGGACGATCTGACGTTTAGCGGCCTGCAATGGTACGGCGAGCATGTGTTCAAACTGGGCGGCAAGCTGAAACAAATCGAGCTCGGCGCGGTGGAGCGCGATCCTTACCATCCGCAATTCAGTTTCAATTTAAACAATCCTGGCGGCAGTCCTTACCAAGTGCGCTGGGCGACGGCTTTGGCCGGTTTTGGTGACGGTTCGGCGAGCACCGATCTGACCCAGGTTGGCCTGTATTTACAGGACGACTGGGCCGTTAATCGGCATCTGAGCCTGAATCTGGGTGCGCGCTGGGATTACGAATACAATCCCGGCTATTTGAATTTCGTCACGCCGACCGATGTCAGCAGTGCGCTGCGCGGTTGGAGCAATCTAAGCCATGCCGGCTATAACATCGAGAATTACCTCAGTAACGGTGCTAACCGGGCCGCCGACAACAACAATATCGCCCCGCGTCTGGGCTTTGCTTATGATCTCGATCAAGACCGCCGGCATGTGTTGTTTGGCGGTTATGCCAGAGCCTACGATAGAAATATCTACGATGTATTGCAGCTGGAGCGGACCAAGGGCAGCTATCCCAGCTATAGTGTCAATTTTCAGGACGACCCTAATTACGATTGCATCGCCGGCGTCGATTGCATCGCCTGGAACCCGGACTATATCAACTATACCCCGGTGCAGTTGGCGGCCTTGACCGGCGCCAGCCTGGGCAGCAGCCGGGAAATCAATTTAATGCGCAATAATCTGCGCACGCCATACGCCGACCAGTTCAGCATCGGTTTCCGCAACCGTTTGGGCGACTGGAATACCGAGCTGGCCGTTTCTCATGTGCATAGTTACGACGGCCTGGTCGGTTTACTGGGCGGGCGCAATGCCGACGGCAGTTTTTACGCCGCCGGCTCTGGTTTCGGCGGTACCTTTCAAGCCGTGCCGGGTTATGGGCAATTGATTTTGTTCGATAACGGCGTGCAGACCAAAACCAATTCGGTGTTTCTGAAAGCCGAAAAGCCGTATAGCAAGGACAGCGGTTGGGGGATGACGTTTGCCTATACCTTTACCGATTCCGAGGAAAATAAATCGCAGTCGTTTATGGACAGCAGCAGTTATTTGCTCGAACATCCCGATACTCATACGCTGGGCTGGCTGGATACCGCCGGGGTGCGCAAACATAAAGTGGTGGCAACCGGCACCGTCGATCTGCCCTGGGATTTGATATTTTCCACCAAACTGACGCTAGCCACGCCGGAAACCCGCGCCGGGGTCAACTGCAGCGGCGGTGCCTGCCGTTTCGATACGTTTACGCCACCGGGCAGCGATTTTATTTTTCCGGGTCAGTGGTGGGGTTACAAACAAGTCGATATCGCGCTGATCAAAAGTTTCGATACCCCTCGCGACACCCGGATGAAGCTGCGTCTGGATGTGTTGAATTTATTCGATTTTAAAAACTATTCGACTTTTAACAGTGATTTCGCCTCGGCGAGTCTGGGATCACCGTTGACGGTGTTAGCTGGACCGGGCATGACGCTGAAATTGACCGCTCGGCTGGAGTTTTAA
- a CDS encoding two-component system response regulator: MIKDEPISPTYRPTILVVDDLPENIHGLLEALKDDYSIMVATDGSRAVELARGPIPPDLVLLDIKMPGMDGYEVCRRIKCDPKSSDIPILFVTIVDASIEKIRGFSLGAADFITKPFDIDEVRARVKTHLELGRLRRALEGRVKRLNEYKHATEVSNIIYRTDPDGVFTYVNDAFVNTYGYSREELIGKTNEIIRDPDTAPSLHRELWSTILNGAIWRGTYSNISKSGEVVYVNNTIVPVLNADGSIREFISTSVNVTYLIKQEELIHEQTTDALTGLPNRVKLMQDLSAAEQSMLGMINIDQFKAINDFYGLSNGDRVLLEIGERLRNMSGDRAQAYRIGGDLFALFSKNCCDLISFERLIGQIITQLESEAIDCGEDKINIRVTAGICSGTDNPYTHAALALERARIEHRDYLIYTDQMQIKSHYKDNIHWSQKIRSALADGRIVPYYQPIIDNRSGQIVKYEALMRMIDDDGTVIPPTFLGVAKRSRQYTSLTRRMVEQVLLALPEHQGEMAINLTVEDILDASTVSFMEEKLSQPGIGSRILLEITETEGIENYEEVREFVDRMKGYGCHFAIDDFGSGYSNFVHLLRLKIDYLKIDGSIIMNIIDNPDSEVIAHVIVDAARRLGMRTVAEFVGSAEIQAKVTELGIDFSQGFYLGKPAPKPLSAPADD, translated from the coding sequence ATGATCAAAGACGAACCTATATCGCCCACTTATCGGCCGACCATATTGGTCGTAGACGATCTTCCCGAAAATATCCACGGGCTACTGGAAGCATTAAAGGATGACTACAGCATCATGGTTGCCACTGATGGCTCGCGTGCGGTGGAACTGGCGCGCGGTCCGATACCGCCGGATTTGGTATTGCTGGATATCAAAATGCCTGGAATGGACGGCTACGAGGTTTGTCGTCGAATTAAGTGCGATCCTAAAAGCAGCGATATTCCTATTTTGTTCGTCACCATCGTCGATGCTTCCATCGAAAAAATCCGTGGCTTTTCCTTGGGGGCCGCCGATTTTATAACCAAACCGTTCGATATCGACGAAGTACGCGCCAGGGTCAAAACGCATCTGGAACTTGGCCGCTTGCGCCGAGCCCTGGAGGGGCGGGTCAAACGCCTGAACGAATACAAGCATGCGACCGAAGTTTCCAATATCATCTATAGAACCGATCCGGATGGCGTGTTTACTTATGTCAACGATGCCTTCGTCAATACCTATGGTTACTCGCGCGAAGAATTGATCGGAAAAACCAATGAAATCATCAGAGATCCGGACACGGCGCCCAGTCTGCACCGGGAGTTGTGGAGCACGATACTGAATGGCGCGATTTGGCGCGGCACTTATAGCAACATCAGCAAAAGCGGTGAAGTGGTTTACGTTAACAATACCATCGTGCCGGTGCTGAATGCGGATGGATCGATCCGCGAGTTCATATCCACAAGCGTCAATGTTACCTATCTGATCAAGCAAGAAGAATTGATTCATGAACAGACCACTGACGCGCTGACCGGTCTGCCGAATCGGGTCAAGCTAATGCAGGATCTGAGTGCAGCCGAGCAATCCATGCTGGGCATGATCAATATCGATCAATTCAAAGCTATCAACGATTTTTACGGCTTGAGCAACGGCGACAGAGTGTTGCTGGAGATCGGCGAACGCTTGCGAAACATGAGTGGCGATCGCGCGCAGGCCTACCGAATTGGCGGTGACCTATTTGCGTTGTTTTCCAAAAACTGTTGCGACCTGATCAGCTTTGAACGGCTGATAGGCCAAATCATCACGCAGCTGGAATCGGAAGCGATCGATTGCGGCGAAGACAAGATCAATATTCGCGTGACCGCCGGCATTTGTTCCGGCACCGATAATCCCTATACTCATGCGGCCCTGGCCTTGGAGCGCGCCAGAATCGAGCACCGCGATTATCTGATTTATACCGATCAGATGCAGATCAAATCGCATTACAAGGACAACATCCACTGGAGTCAAAAAATCCGGAGCGCGTTGGCCGATGGCCGCATCGTGCCCTATTACCAACCGATCATCGACAATCGTAGCGGTCAAATCGTCAAATACGAAGCGCTGATGCGGATGATAGACGACGACGGTACGGTGATTCCGCCGACCTTTCTGGGCGTTGCCAAACGTTCTCGGCAATATACCTCCTTGACCAGGCGGATGGTGGAGCAAGTGCTGCTGGCCTTGCCTGAACATCAGGGGGAGATGGCGATCAATCTGACGGTGGAGGATATTCTCGATGCCAGTACCGTGAGCTTCATGGAAGAAAAATTATCACAGCCCGGTATCGGCTCGCGGATATTATTGGAAATCACCGAAACCGAAGGCATTGAAAACTACGAGGAAGTTCGCGAGTTCGTCGACCGGATGAAAGGCTACGGCTGTCATTTCGCGATAGACGATTTCGGCAGCGGCTATTCCAATTTTGTGCATTTACTACGGTTGAAGATCGATTATCTGAAAATCGACGGTTCGATCATCATGAATATCATCGACAACCCCGATTCGGAAGTGATTGCCCACGTCATTGTCGATGCTGCCCGCCGCTTGGGGATGCGCACGGTCGCCGAGTTTGTCGGTAGCGCGGAGATTCAAGCCAAGGTAACGGAATTGGGCATCGATTTTTCGCAAGGTTTTTATTTGGGCAAACCCGCGCCTAAGCCGCTTTCGGCACCAGCGGACGACTAA
- a CDS encoding response regulator, which produces MSDINTQNEKPTILIVDDVHENLHTLLQILRGDYAVLAATSGAKALELARRNPVPNLILLDIRMPEMDGYQVLQSLKSDVLTADIPVIFVTAATEAEDEALGIRLGASDYLAKPVIPEILLARVKLHLELHAYRKRYGRL; this is translated from the coding sequence ATGAGCGATATTAATACCCAAAACGAGAAGCCGACCATTTTGATAGTCGACGATGTTCACGAAAATCTGCATACCTTGCTGCAAATTTTGCGCGGGGACTATGCGGTGCTGGCGGCTACGTCCGGCGCAAAAGCCTTGGAGTTGGCGCGGCGCAATCCGGTCCCCAATCTGATTTTGCTGGATATTAGAATGCCGGAGATGGATGGTTATCAGGTTTTGCAGTCTCTGAAGAGCGATGTGTTAACCGCCGATATTCCGGTGATTTTTGTCACGGCGGCGACGGAAGCGGAAGACGAGGCACTAGGGATCAGACTCGGCGCCTCTGATTATCTGGCCAAGCCGGTAATACCCGAAATATTATTGGCTCGGGTCAAACTGCATTTGGAATTGCACGCCTATCGGAAACGCTACGGCAGACTATAA
- a CDS encoding type I restriction-modification system subunit M codes for MNHQALSALIWAVADLLRGDYKQSEYGKVILPFTVLRRLDCVLENTKEAVLLEYGAKQQAGINPEPFLLRKAGQSFFNTSPLDMKKLMGDQDHIKENLFAYIQAFSLEVRDIFERFDFYTQVERLAKAGLLYQVTERFANVDLHPDIVSNSQMGLVFEELIRKFAEISNETAGEHFTPREVIKLMVNLLFIEDDDVLAKPGVVRTIYDPTAGTGGMLSVAGEYLDEHNPQARLTMFGQELNPESYAICKADMLIKGQDVANIVFGNTFSDDGHLLKKFDYMLSNPPFGVEWKKVEKEIRNEHEKQGYNGRFGPGLPRVSDGSLLFLLHLISKIRPAKDGGSRFGIVLNGSPLFTGGAGSGESEIRRYVLENDLVEAIIGLPTDMFYNTGISTYVWILSNRKPAHRQGLLQLIDASGFWQKMRKSLGSKRKELSDDHIAEVTRLFGQFVEATDGKKPISKIFKNSDFGYRTITVERPLRDENGDIVIGSKGKQKGNPQPDSSLRDTENVPLHEDVETYFKREVLPHAPDAWIDHDKTKVGYEIPFNRHFYLFEPPRPLAEIDADLKQCTDRIKTMIEGLSA; via the coding sequence ATGAATCATCAAGCCCTCTCCGCCCTGATCTGGGCGGTTGCCGACCTGTTGCGCGGCGATTACAAACAATCCGAATACGGCAAAGTCATCCTGCCTTTCACCGTGCTGCGCCGTCTGGACTGCGTGCTGGAAAACACCAAAGAAGCGGTCTTGCTGGAATACGGCGCCAAACAGCAGGCCGGCATCAATCCCGAACCCTTCCTGCTGCGCAAGGCCGGCCAAAGCTTTTTCAACACCTCGCCGCTGGACATGAAAAAACTGATGGGCGACCAGGACCACATCAAGGAAAACCTGTTCGCTTACATCCAGGCCTTTTCATTGGAAGTGCGGGATATTTTCGAGCGCTTCGACTTTTACACTCAGGTGGAACGCCTCGCCAAGGCTGGCCTGCTGTATCAGGTCACCGAGCGTTTCGCCAACGTCGACCTGCATCCGGACATAGTCAGCAACAGTCAAATGGGATTGGTATTCGAAGAACTGATCCGCAAGTTTGCCGAGATTTCCAACGAAACCGCCGGCGAGCACTTCACCCCGCGCGAAGTGATTAAACTGATGGTCAATCTGTTGTTCATCGAGGACGACGATGTGCTGGCCAAACCCGGCGTGGTGCGCACGATTTATGACCCGACGGCCGGCACCGGCGGCATGCTGTCGGTGGCGGGCGAGTATCTGGACGAACACAACCCGCAAGCCCGGCTGACCATGTTCGGACAGGAACTCAACCCGGAGTCCTATGCCATCTGCAAGGCCGACATGCTGATCAAGGGCCAGGATGTCGCCAACATCGTTTTCGGCAACACCTTTTCCGACGACGGCCATCTCCTGAAGAAATTCGACTACATGCTGTCCAATCCGCCGTTTGGGGTGGAATGGAAAAAGGTCGAGAAAGAAATCCGCAACGAGCACGAAAAACAGGGCTACAACGGCCGCTTCGGCCCCGGCCTGCCGCGTGTTTCCGACGGCTCGTTGCTGTTTCTATTGCACCTGATCAGCAAAATTCGCCCGGCCAAGGACGGCGGCAGCCGTTTTGGGATTGTCTTGAACGGTTCGCCCTTGTTCACCGGCGGCGCCGGTTCCGGCGAAAGCGAAATCCGCCGTTACGTGCTGGAAAACGATTTGGTCGAAGCCATCATCGGCTTGCCGACCGATATGTTCTACAACACCGGCATTTCCACCTATGTGTGGATACTCAGCAACCGCAAACCGGCGCACCGTCAAGGCTTGCTGCAACTGATCGACGCCTCCGGCTTCTGGCAAAAGATGCGCAAAAGCTTAGGGAGCAAGCGCAAGGAATTATCGGACGACCATATCGCCGAGGTCACCCGCCTGTTCGGCCAGTTCGTCGAAGCCACTGACGGCAAGAAGCCTATCTCCAAAATCTTCAAGAACAGCGATTTTGGCTACCGCACCATCACCGTCGAACGGCCGTTGCGCGACGAGAACGGCGACATCGTCATCGGCAGCAAAGGCAAGCAAAAAGGCAATCCGCAACCTGACAGCAGCCTGCGCGACACCGAAAACGTGCCGCTGCATGAAGACGTAGAGACTTACTTCAAGCGCGAAGTGCTGCCGCATGCGCCGGATGCGTGGATAGACCACGACAAAACCAAGGTCGGTTACGAAATCCCCTTCAACCGGCATTTCTATCTGTTCGAACCGCCGCGCCCGCTAGCCGAAATCGACGCCGATTTGAAGCAATGCACCGATAGAATCAAAACCATGATCGAAGGACTTTCGGCATAA
- a CDS encoding type II toxin-antitoxin system TacA family antitoxin — protein sequence MAHHISNPESPTHAVNLRVRGDVRALIDQAAKAQGKTRSDFMIDAARRAAEESLLDQALVRVDWETYQQFLQVLDQPASGDGYDRLMAARKPWQA from the coding sequence ATGGCCCATCACATATCCAATCCGGAAAGCCCGACTCATGCCGTCAATCTGCGGGTTCGCGGCGATGTTCGCGCCTTGATCGATCAAGCCGCCAAGGCGCAAGGAAAAACCCGCTCCGACTTTATGATCGATGCCGCACGCCGCGCGGCGGAAGAATCGTTGCTGGACCAAGCGCTGGTTCGCGTCGATTGGGAGACCTACCAACAGTTCCTGCAAGTGCTCGATCAGCCCGCCAGCGGCGACGGGTATGACCGCCTGATGGCAGCGCGCAAACCCTGGCAAGCCTAA
- a CDS encoding GNAT family N-acetyltransferase, with product MLSSPALLTADHQRHDFACGVDALDDWLKRRALSNQQSGASRTYVVTDESRVVGYYCLASGAMALNHAPPTLKRNMPDPVPMAILGRLAVDCAWQGQGLGVALLQDAVLRTLRAASIVGIRGLLVHALSEPATAFYQHHGFVASPTQPMTLILSLKHPPNPPTTASNPDQQSLKDGPA from the coding sequence ATGCTGTCGTCGCCGGCCTTGCTGACGGCCGACCATCAACGGCATGACTTCGCTTGCGGCGTCGATGCTCTCGACGACTGGCTGAAGCGCCGAGCGCTATCCAACCAACAGAGCGGGGCATCGCGCACCTATGTCGTTACCGATGAGTCACGGGTTGTCGGCTATTACTGCCTGGCTTCCGGCGCGATGGCACTGAATCATGCGCCCCCGACTCTCAAGCGGAATATGCCCGATCCTGTGCCGATGGCGATTCTGGGCCGTTTGGCCGTCGATTGCGCCTGGCAAGGTCAGGGACTGGGCGTGGCCTTATTGCAAGATGCGGTGTTGCGCACGCTGCGCGCCGCCAGCATTGTCGGCATCCGCGGCCTGCTGGTTCACGCGCTGTCGGAACCGGCCACGGCCTTTTATCAACACCACGGCTTTGTCGCCTCGCCCACCCAGCCCATGACCTTGATACTCTCGCTGAAACATCCGCCAAACCCGCCCACCACGGCGTCGAACCCCGACCAACAGTCATTGAAGGATGGCCCGGCATGA
- a CDS encoding restriction endonuclease subunit S, with the protein MSFPRYPEYKHSGVEWLGEVPAHWKVISIKWMSPVLRGASPRPIDDPKYFDENGEYAWVRIADVSASDGFLKETPQKLSALGSSLSVKIAPGELFVSIAGSVGKPCISGIKACIHDGFVYFPRLKINPKLFYRIFESGTCYGGLGKWGTQLNLNTDTIGSIRVALPPQEELNHILAFLDQETAKIDALIAEQQRLIALLKEKRQAVISHAVTKGLTNLPGANLNAVTSGGPKGERRDCASSPNAPMKDSGIAWLGEVPAHWELKQLKHVVNPTTSITYGIVQAGPHYEGGIPYIKTSDMSGDSLPLEGYSLTSPEIDQAYERSKVAKGDLVIAIRATVGKCLPVPDELDGANLTQGTAKISPGLNISKEYLLPAINASATQAYFDHMAKGATFKEITLDALRRTPIALPPINEQIVISDYLKQETTKLDTLTAEAQRGIALLKERRSALISAAVTGKIDVRGFADSLPHSHPA; encoded by the coding sequence ATGAGTTTTCCGCGTTACCCGGAATATAAGCACAGCGGCGTCGAGTGGTTGGGTGAGGTGCCGGCGCATTGGAAGGTCATTTCTATTAAATGGATGTCTCCTGTGCTGCGAGGAGCATCACCAAGACCAATTGATGATCCAAAATACTTTGATGAGAACGGTGAATACGCTTGGGTTCGTATTGCAGATGTCTCTGCCTCTGATGGATTTCTTAAAGAAACCCCTCAAAAACTTTCGGCTTTAGGAAGCTCACTCAGTGTGAAAATTGCACCGGGTGAGCTTTTTGTTAGTATCGCTGGCTCAGTTGGGAAACCATGTATATCAGGGATTAAGGCTTGCATTCATGATGGCTTTGTTTATTTCCCAAGACTAAAAATTAATCCAAAACTTTTCTATCGTATTTTCGAGTCAGGGACTTGCTACGGTGGCTTGGGCAAATGGGGCACACAGCTAAACCTAAATACTGACACCATTGGGTCAATTAGGGTTGCGTTACCACCTCAAGAAGAACTAAATCATATTCTAGCCTTCCTCGACCAAGAAACGGCCAAGATCGACGCGCTGATTGCCGAGCAGCAACGGCTGATAGCACTGTTGAAGGAAAAGCGGCAGGCGGTGATTTCCCACGCCGTCACCAAAGGCCTCACAAATTTGCCGGGAGCAAATTTGAACGCCGTCACAAGCGGCGGCCCGAAGGGCGAGCGCAGGGATTGCGCGAGTAGCCCCAACGCACCGATGAAGGATTCCGGCATAGCATGGCTGGGCGAGGTGCCGGCCCATTGGGAGCTTAAGCAGTTGAAACATGTAGTTAATCCAACAACGTCAATCACCTACGGTATTGTTCAAGCAGGCCCACATTACGAAGGAGGTATCCCCTACATTAAAACAAGTGACATGTCAGGAGATTCGTTACCTCTCGAAGGATATTCACTGACTTCGCCCGAAATCGATCAGGCCTATGAAAGATCCAAAGTGGCAAAGGGGGACTTAGTTATTGCGATTCGTGCGACTGTTGGTAAATGCCTACCTGTTCCTGATGAGTTAGATGGTGCAAATCTTACCCAAGGAACCGCAAAAATTTCTCCCGGACTGAATATCAGCAAAGAGTATCTACTGCCGGCTATCAATGCTTCAGCGACTCAAGCATATTTTGATCACATGGCTAAAGGAGCAACCTTCAAAGAAATTACCTTAGATGCTCTCAGAAGAACTCCAATTGCGCTGCCGCCAATCAACGAGCAAATCGTTATTTCTGATTACCTTAAACAAGAAACCACCAAACTCGATACCCTCACCGCCGAAGCCCAACGCGGCATAGCCTTGCTGAAAGAACGCCGCAGCGCGCTAATCTCCGCCGCCGTCACCGGCAAGATCGATGTGCGCGGCTTTGCCGATTCACTGCCCCATTCCCACCCTGCCTGA
- a CDS encoding type II toxin-antitoxin system Phd/YefM family antitoxin has protein sequence MSHISANDLKTKGISAIEAALSESPEAIVSVRGKDKFVVMDIARYHYLRECELDAALAETRADLAAGRFVQESPEQHLARLDTL, from the coding sequence ATGTCTCACATCAGCGCCAACGACTTAAAAACCAAAGGCATATCCGCCATCGAAGCTGCATTGAGCGAGTCGCCCGAAGCCATCGTCTCGGTGCGAGGCAAGGATAAATTCGTGGTGATGGACATTGCTCGTTACCACTATCTGCGCGAATGCGAACTGGATGCGGCACTGGCTGAAACCCGCGCCGATCTGGCTGCCGGACGCTTTGTGCAGGAATCGCCGGAACAGCATCTGGCGCGACTGGATACGCTTTAA
- a CDS encoding type II toxin-antitoxin system RelE/ParE family toxin: MAYALVFTERYNRRAARFIQQHPEIRQQYLKTLQLLAANPFHPSLRLRPLRGKLAGLHSVSIKLSYRITLELLIQDEQIIPVNVGDHDAVY; the protein is encoded by the coding sequence ATGGCTTACGCGCTGGTTTTTACCGAGCGATACAACCGCCGGGCGGCGCGCTTCATCCAGCAACATCCGGAAATACGCCAGCAGTATTTGAAAACCTTGCAATTACTGGCAGCCAATCCTTTTCATCCGTCGCTGCGTCTCCGTCCATTGCGCGGCAAGCTGGCGGGATTGCATTCGGTGTCCATCAAGCTGTCCTATCGAATTACATTGGAACTGCTGATTCAGGATGAGCAAATCATCCCGGTGAATGTCGGCGACCATGATGCGGTTTATTAA